One window from the genome of Actinoplanes teichomyceticus ATCC 31121 encodes:
- a CDS encoding response regulator, with the protein MTIRVLLADDQALIRAGFKMIIDAEPGMQVVAEAADGREAVDLARSRRADVILMDIRMPVMDGLEATRRICADESLAGVRVLIVTTFEDDDNVVLALQAGASGFVGKNVAPIDLLAAIRLVATGEALLSPAATRGLIGRFLRSLHPQTTRTTETLDVLTEREREILILVAHGLSNEEIGARLFLSPLTAKTHINRAMTKLHARDRAQLVVLAYQSGLVSPGDVLPEG; encoded by the coding sequence GTGACCATCCGAGTCCTGCTCGCCGACGACCAGGCGCTGATCCGCGCCGGCTTCAAGATGATCATCGACGCGGAACCGGGAATGCAGGTGGTCGCCGAAGCCGCTGACGGCCGCGAAGCCGTCGACCTGGCCCGCAGCCGGCGCGCCGATGTGATCCTCATGGACATCCGCATGCCGGTCATGGACGGTCTGGAAGCAACCCGGCGCATCTGTGCCGACGAATCCCTGGCCGGCGTCCGCGTCCTGATCGTCACCACCTTCGAGGACGACGACAACGTCGTACTGGCCCTGCAGGCCGGAGCCAGCGGCTTCGTCGGCAAGAACGTGGCGCCCATCGACCTGCTCGCCGCCATCCGTCTCGTCGCCACGGGCGAGGCGCTGCTCTCTCCCGCCGCCACCCGCGGGCTGATCGGCCGATTCCTGCGGAGTCTGCACCCGCAAACGACACGAACCACCGAGACGCTCGACGTGCTCACCGAACGGGAACGGGAAATACTGATCCTGGTGGCACACGGCCTGTCGAACGAGGAGATCGGCGCCCGGCTCTTCCTGTCCCCACTGACCGCCAAGACCCACATCAACCGCGCCATGACGAAACTGCACGCGCGCGACCGCGCACAGCTGGTGGTCCTTGCCTATCAGAGCGGCCTGGTGAGCCCGGGCGACGTACTGCCCGAAGGCTAG
- a CDS encoding AfsR/SARP family transcriptional regulator, translating to MSEHGERAGRLRVELFGALRVSRGDAGLAVPGARLRGLLVRLALAAGRPVAAGTLVDALWPLERPADPANALQSLVSRLRRVLGDADTVTQDESGYRLAVAGDDVDVVRFERLAVRGRQRLRAGDAGAAAGLLDEAVGLVRGPVAPEVGVVAEATGVRLGRAVTAALADLAEADLLLGRCEAAEARLTRLLEEPPFDERVVALLMDALTVQGRQADALALYERVRADVADRLGADPGAALRERHLRLLRGTDVPGRPAGGGGPGAPVSPPATASGAATAGPATGGDRGPRPATGGDAAVPGPAATGRPGVPQLGPPERACPAPSNLPEPLTSFIGREADLDRIAGLLAAGRLITVLGPGGAGKTRLATQAARQRRGDYRDGVWLIDLASVTAPAELPAAVLTATGLRAAAIFEQSLRLEGRSDVDVLVDQFAGRQCLFVVDNCEHLIDAVAHLATALLVRCPALRILATSREPLAVDGEALVPLGPLGVPERADLDEALAAPAVRLFAERAAAVLPGFVVDVSTVADVVQVVRRLDGLPLALELAAARLRTLGLRELANGLDDRFRLLTTGSRTALPRHRTLRAVIAWSWDLLADDERALAERVSVLPAGVTVVSATAVCADARVPAARIPDLLAALVDKSMLQLAADGGRYRMLETLREYGIHRLAGQGTLTAVRGLAAKHLAGLVAEHDPRLRSAEQLDALRVLRAEYDNALAALRHLCDAGDAGGALRLAMNLCWYWQMFGRHVDAAFWLNEALRVPGEGHRLIRDCAEAVLMLNRVSSDHLVAPENPEQRRQRMRDLAERLIAHPRLPGMVGALSAVVLYMADEPDAALARMDQLVAGPDRWAAALARLFRAQVAENNGDIAQVRADVAGALAGFRSAGDRWGQATALPLRALLRQYEGDLDGALADLHTAKALAGEFGSLDLGDEIFIDLRRADLHLRRGELDEARAAMRVARAWAERSTFPQMRLLIDALEAGMLVKLGELDRAEELIEQAGSRMSADGAQFMNGDHGTVIVEGVRASVAIRRGDPVRAGQALVRAYAAAQETRDMPILSLVAVGAAGLADLLGRPRESAQLLGAAARLRGAHDPTELQVAELTRRNRAALGEDGFAEAYAAGWGLDAGTALARVDPGRLHHVLDA from the coding sequence GTGAGCGAGCACGGGGAGCGTGCCGGCCGGTTGCGGGTCGAGCTGTTCGGGGCGTTGCGGGTCAGCCGCGGGGACGCCGGCCTGGCGGTGCCCGGGGCCCGGCTGCGCGGGCTGCTCGTGCGGCTGGCGCTGGCCGCCGGGCGGCCGGTCGCCGCCGGGACGCTGGTGGACGCGCTGTGGCCGCTGGAGCGCCCGGCCGACCCGGCGAACGCGCTGCAGTCGCTGGTGTCGCGGCTGCGCCGGGTGCTCGGCGACGCCGACACGGTGACCCAGGACGAGAGCGGCTACCGCCTCGCGGTGGCCGGCGACGACGTGGACGTGGTCCGCTTCGAGCGGCTGGCCGTGCGCGGCCGGCAGCGGCTGCGGGCCGGGGACGCGGGGGCGGCGGCCGGGCTGCTGGATGAGGCGGTCGGCCTGGTGCGCGGGCCGGTGGCGCCCGAGGTCGGCGTGGTCGCCGAGGCGACCGGCGTGCGGCTGGGCCGGGCGGTCACCGCCGCGCTGGCCGATCTGGCCGAGGCGGACCTGCTGCTGGGGCGGTGCGAGGCGGCCGAGGCGCGGCTGACCCGGCTGCTGGAGGAGCCCCCGTTCGACGAGCGGGTGGTGGCGCTGCTGATGGACGCGCTGACCGTGCAGGGTCGGCAGGCCGACGCCCTGGCGCTGTACGAGCGGGTGCGCGCCGACGTCGCCGACCGGCTCGGCGCGGATCCCGGCGCGGCGCTGCGGGAACGGCACCTGCGCCTGCTGCGCGGCACGGACGTCCCGGGCCGGCCGGCGGGCGGCGGTGGCCCGGGAGCGCCCGTGAGCCCGCCGGCGACCGCATCCGGCGCCGCGACGGCGGGCCCGGCCACCGGCGGGGACCGCGGCCCCCGACCGGCCACCGGCGGGGACGCCGCCGTGCCGGGCCCGGCCGCCACCGGCCGCCCGGGCGTACCGCAGCTGGGCCCGCCGGAGCGGGCGTGCCCGGCGCCGAGCAACCTGCCGGAGCCGCTGACCAGCTTCATCGGCCGGGAGGCGGATCTGGACCGGATCGCCGGCCTGCTCGCCGCCGGGCGGCTGATCACCGTGCTCGGGCCGGGTGGCGCCGGCAAGACCCGGCTGGCCACGCAGGCGGCGCGGCAGCGCCGCGGGGACTACCGCGACGGTGTCTGGCTGATCGATCTGGCCTCGGTGACCGCGCCGGCCGAGCTGCCGGCGGCGGTGCTGACCGCGACCGGGCTGCGCGCCGCGGCGATCTTCGAGCAGTCGCTGCGGCTGGAGGGGCGCAGCGACGTGGACGTGCTGGTGGATCAGTTCGCCGGCCGGCAGTGCCTGTTCGTCGTGGACAACTGCGAGCACCTGATCGACGCGGTGGCGCATCTGGCCACCGCGTTGCTGGTGCGGTGCCCGGCGCTGCGGATCCTGGCGACCAGCCGGGAGCCGCTGGCGGTGGACGGCGAGGCGCTGGTGCCGCTGGGGCCGCTCGGGGTGCCGGAGCGGGCCGATCTGGACGAGGCGCTGGCGGCCCCGGCGGTGCGCCTGTTCGCCGAGCGGGCCGCCGCGGTGCTGCCCGGGTTCGTGGTGGACGTGTCGACCGTGGCCGACGTGGTGCAGGTGGTGCGGCGCCTGGACGGGTTGCCGCTCGCCCTGGAGCTGGCCGCCGCCCGGCTGCGTACGCTCGGCCTGCGGGAGCTGGCGAACGGGCTGGACGACCGGTTCCGGCTGCTGACCACGGGCAGCCGGACGGCCCTGCCACGGCATCGGACGCTGCGCGCGGTGATCGCCTGGAGCTGGGATCTGCTGGCTGACGACGAGCGGGCGCTCGCCGAGCGGGTCTCGGTGCTGCCGGCCGGGGTCACGGTCGTTTCGGCGACCGCGGTGTGCGCCGACGCGCGGGTGCCGGCCGCGCGGATCCCGGATCTGCTGGCCGCGCTGGTCGACAAGTCGATGCTGCAGCTGGCCGCTGACGGCGGGCGCTACCGGATGCTGGAGACGCTGCGCGAGTACGGCATCCACCGGCTGGCCGGGCAGGGCACGCTCACCGCTGTCCGCGGGCTGGCCGCGAAGCATCTGGCCGGCCTGGTCGCCGAGCACGATCCGCGGCTGCGCAGCGCCGAGCAGCTGGACGCGCTGCGGGTGCTGCGCGCCGAGTACGACAACGCGCTCGCCGCGCTGCGCCACCTGTGCGATGCCGGGGACGCCGGCGGCGCGCTGCGGCTGGCGATGAATCTGTGCTGGTACTGGCAGATGTTCGGCCGGCACGTGGATGCCGCGTTCTGGCTGAACGAGGCGCTGCGGGTGCCGGGGGAGGGCCACCGGCTGATCCGTGACTGCGCCGAGGCGGTGCTGATGCTCAACCGGGTCAGCTCGGATCACCTGGTCGCGCCGGAGAACCCGGAACAGCGGCGGCAGCGGATGCGCGACCTGGCCGAGCGGCTGATCGCGCACCCGCGGCTGCCGGGCATGGTGGGCGCGCTGTCGGCGGTGGTGCTCTACATGGCCGACGAGCCGGATGCCGCCCTGGCCCGGATGGACCAGCTGGTGGCCGGTCCGGACCGGTGGGCGGCCGCGCTGGCGCGGCTGTTCCGGGCGCAGGTGGCGGAGAACAACGGCGACATCGCGCAGGTGCGCGCGGATGTGGCGGGCGCGCTGGCCGGCTTCCGGTCGGCCGGCGACCGCTGGGGGCAGGCGACCGCGCTGCCGTTGCGGGCGCTGCTGCGGCAGTACGAGGGTGATCTGGACGGCGCGCTCGCCGACCTGCACACGGCGAAGGCGCTGGCGGGCGAGTTCGGCTCGCTGGACCTGGGCGACGAGATCTTCATCGACCTGCGCCGGGCCGACCTGCATCTGCGCCGCGGCGAGCTGGACGAGGCGCGCGCCGCGATGCGGGTCGCCCGGGCGTGGGCCGAGCGGTCCACGTTCCCGCAGATGCGGCTGCTGATCGACGCCCTGGAGGCGGGGATGCTGGTCAAGCTCGGCGAGCTGGACCGGGCCGAGGAGCTGATCGAGCAGGCCGGTTCGCGGATGTCTGCCGACGGTGCGCAGTTCATGAACGGCGACCACGGCACCGTGATCGTCGAGGGGGTGCGGGCGTCGGTGGCGATCCGCCGGGGTGATCCGGTGCGGGCCGGGCAGGCGCTGGTGCGGGCGTATGCGGCGGCGCAGGAGACCCGCGACATGCCGATCCTGTCGCTGGTGGCGGTGGGGGCGGCCGGGCTGGCGGACCTGCTGGGCCGGCCGCGGGAGTCGGCGCAGCTGCTGGGCGCGGCGGCCCGGCTGCGTGGCGCGCACGATCCGACCGAGTTGCAGGTGGCCGAGCTGACCCGGCGCAACCGGGCGGCGCTGGGCGAGGACGGGTTCGCCGAGGCGTACGCGGCGGGCTGGGGCCTGGACGCGGGTACGGCGCTGGCCCGGGTGGACCCGGGCCGGCTGCATCACGTCCTGGACGCCTAG
- a CDS encoding sensor histidine kinase: MRTTGLRRSKLLHLVLAGGVVVFAMVNERQFGDAHAVAVAVCGVGVVLARLRWPAPALGAGTAATAVTMVAEPLSPTFVLLLGLLMYNATLHTTHRRSWLYSIGVYTLLLAVGLIAHPDLWWNATSVFTLFAWICGTGAIGDAIRNRRALLTEMAERVRQAELTRDQEVRRRVMDERLRIARELHDVVAHHIAVINVQAGAAGHVIEQHPEQAGPVLEVIRHASDNVLREIRSVVGVLRDPGDPGNAEPSPSLTRLPELVQGLTATGFRIDTHTDGDPAELPAIVDQAAYRIAQEALTNAHRYGDGQAELVLAYTGERVTVEVTNRLGRPRPGGSGFGLLGMRERAAAVGGSVSAGPTTDGRFRLHATLPTSSYELESTS; the protein is encoded by the coding sequence GTGAGAACAACAGGCCTCCGGCGCAGCAAGCTTCTGCACCTCGTTCTCGCCGGCGGTGTCGTGGTGTTCGCCATGGTCAATGAGCGACAGTTCGGGGACGCCCATGCGGTCGCCGTCGCGGTCTGCGGAGTCGGTGTCGTGCTGGCGCGCCTGCGGTGGCCGGCGCCGGCGTTGGGCGCCGGCACCGCTGCGACCGCCGTGACGATGGTGGCCGAGCCCCTGTCACCGACATTCGTGCTCCTGCTCGGCCTGCTGATGTACAACGCGACGCTGCACACCACCCATCGCCGGTCCTGGCTGTACTCCATCGGGGTCTACACGCTGCTGCTCGCAGTGGGTTTGATCGCGCACCCTGATCTGTGGTGGAACGCCACCAGCGTGTTCACTCTGTTCGCCTGGATCTGTGGCACCGGCGCCATCGGCGACGCGATACGCAATCGCCGGGCACTGCTCACGGAGATGGCCGAACGGGTACGACAGGCCGAACTCACCCGCGATCAGGAAGTCCGCCGCCGGGTCATGGACGAGCGGCTGCGCATCGCTCGCGAGCTGCATGACGTCGTCGCTCACCACATCGCCGTCATCAACGTGCAGGCCGGCGCCGCGGGGCATGTCATCGAGCAGCATCCGGAACAGGCTGGTCCTGTGCTCGAGGTGATCCGGCATGCCTCCGACAACGTGCTCCGCGAGATCAGGTCGGTGGTCGGGGTGCTCCGCGATCCGGGTGACCCCGGCAACGCCGAACCCAGTCCCAGCCTGACCCGTCTGCCCGAGCTCGTGCAGGGGCTGACCGCGACCGGATTCCGCATCGACACGCACACCGACGGCGACCCGGCCGAGTTGCCGGCGATCGTCGACCAGGCGGCCTACCGCATCGCCCAGGAAGCCCTCACCAACGCCCACCGATACGGTGACGGCCAGGCGGAACTCGTGCTCGCCTACACCGGCGAGCGTGTGACCGTCGAGGTGACCAACCGGCTGGGACGGCCCCGCCCGGGAGGCTCCGGGTTCGGATTGCTTGGCATGCGCGAACGCGCCGCCGCCGTCGGGGGCAGCGTCAGCGCCGGACCGACCACCGATGGCCGGTTCCGCCTGCATGCCACCCTGCCCACCTCCTCCTACGAGCTGGAGAGCACGTCGTGA